A genome region from Nocardia sp. NBC_01730 includes the following:
- a CDS encoding DUF7373 family lipoprotein, which produces MPLRTAYALIMSGMLAVGVGACGSTVPGRAERVQPDPATLDVGNYQTKPREIGNAKNEKQARARESQRLADFVALPFEADPTYVEDTWSLRPHIVYNQRSLGKLVINDTFDEVAKDLVAGWVNAWSTGGPREAPRRTLSLAVMMFPDAETAMTVGPTLEHDDFTYNRDNQPVAITKHPNTTAHWRPDVSSLGSWTVHDRYVVYIKVEDDTSAPDLPALTAQVEKMLDVQIPLLATFRPTPSDELPQVPLDPGGLLARTIPSNPESPIRADPDGVYAGRGVMSLMDGTQNSLATLEKSGVDLVSFGDAVVFRSKTRQGADDLWAAWQPSKQLKSDQKLVGAPTGLGDHVECYADIAASTQAVAMNLCVFQVDRYTVQAFGKQLQDLHQKVSAQYALLTSK; this is translated from the coding sequence ATGCCGCTCCGAACCGCATATGCCCTGATCATGTCGGGAATGCTGGCCGTCGGTGTCGGCGCATGTGGTTCGACTGTGCCGGGCCGGGCCGAGCGGGTGCAGCCGGATCCGGCCACGTTGGATGTCGGGAACTATCAGACCAAGCCGCGCGAGATCGGCAACGCCAAGAACGAGAAACAGGCACGCGCGCGCGAATCGCAGCGGCTCGCCGACTTCGTGGCATTGCCGTTCGAGGCCGACCCCACCTACGTCGAAGATACCTGGTCGCTGCGGCCACACATCGTCTACAACCAGAGGTCGCTGGGGAAGCTGGTCATCAACGACACCTTCGACGAGGTCGCGAAGGATCTCGTCGCAGGCTGGGTCAACGCGTGGAGCACCGGGGGCCCGCGGGAGGCACCGAGGCGCACGCTCAGCCTGGCGGTCATGATGTTCCCTGACGCCGAGACCGCCATGACAGTCGGCCCGACGCTCGAGCACGACGACTTCACCTACAACCGCGACAACCAGCCGGTCGCGATCACGAAACACCCGAATACGACGGCACATTGGCGTCCGGACGTGTCGTCGCTCGGTTCCTGGACCGTCCACGACCGGTACGTCGTCTACATCAAGGTGGAGGACGACACCTCCGCGCCCGATCTCCCCGCTCTGACCGCCCAGGTCGAGAAGATGCTCGACGTACAGATCCCGCTGCTCGCCACGTTCCGGCCGACCCCCTCCGACGAACTCCCGCAGGTCCCACTGGACCCGGGAGGGCTGCTCGCGCGGACGATTCCGAGCAATCCGGAATCACCGATCCGCGCCGATCCCGACGGGGTATATGCCGGTCGTGGCGTGATGTCTCTGATGGACGGCACGCAGAACTCCCTGGCGACCCTCGAAAAGAGCGGAGTCGATCTCGTCTCGTTCGGCGACGCCGTGGTCTTCCGTAGCAAGACGCGACAGGGCGCTGATGATCTATGGGCAGCCTGGCAACCGTCGAAACAGCTGAAATCCGACCAGAAGCTGGTCGGGGCGCCGACCGGGCTCGGCGACCACGTCGAGTGCTACGCGGACATCGCGGCGAGCACTCAGGCAGTCGCTATGAACCTGTGCGTCTTCCAGGTCGATCGATACACGGTGCAGGCATTCGGAAAGCAGTTGCAGGACCTGCACCAGAAGGTCTCCGCACAGTACGCGCTGTTGACGAGTAAATGA